One genomic segment of Spiroplasma endosymbiont of Poecilobothrus nobilitatus includes these proteins:
- a CDS encoding PTS sugar transporter subunit IIA, whose amino-acid sequence MGLFSKKPKELEIIAPVDCEVIALDKVEDEVFSQKMLGEGLAIKPSAGNFIAPIAGKLITVFPTGHAYGIKSNNGVEMLLHIGMDTVSLNGKGFDIQVKQDDNVKQGDLLCNVDLAVLKAENVPSLDTPIVFTPETMSGKTINIVKIGNVKQGEIIAVIK is encoded by the coding sequence ATGGGATTATTTAGTAAAAAACCAAAAGAACTTGAAATAATTGCCCCTGTAGATTGTGAAGTTATTGCTTTAGATAAAGTTGAAGATGAAGTATTTTCACAAAAAATGTTAGGTGAGGGTTTAGCAATTAAACCAAGTGCTGGTAATTTTATTGCTCCAATTGCTGGGAAATTAATTACCGTTTTTCCGACAGGTCATGCTTATGGAATTAAAAGTAATAATGGTGTTGAAATGTTATTACACATCGGAATGGATACAGTTTCATTAAATGGAAAAGGATTCGATATTCAAGTAAAACAAGATGATAATGTTAAACAAGGAGATTTATTATGTAATGTTGATTTAGCTGTTTTAAAAGCTGAAAATGTACCAAGTTTAGATACGCCAATTGTTTTTACGCCAGAAACAATGAGCGGTAAGACAATTAATATTGTTAAAATAGGAAATGTTAAACAAGGAGAAATTATTGCTGTTATTAAATAG
- a CDS encoding IS1/IS1595 family N-terminal zinc-binding domain-containing protein, translated as MEKIIEELINSLTDDQFLEFHEKVKKEAELIKKQKRLNEIDQKFRDKGIKCPNCQSFYCVKNGHNPEGKQKYLCKKCRASFNAFRDHFTYWSHLNYEQWNLLIQISLLGQSSKMISHFIKTSPKTAWYNRQKIMKSKQLENTKLKFKTLNGQIQIVETFIKEIHKGNFKDKFDKRKIHLDSFSTNTKCCIQMAVDSNNNIYVKSTNTKRLQKQWIIENINKQLIKENSIIISDMQPLYLLVAKQTNSILLATKTSTNPDASYRKLNKISKLQSNLKESLIHYHGLGFTNIQNYLNLWKWKYQHKGLTPNQQSSVLYFNV; from the coding sequence ATGGAAAAAATAATTGAAGAATTAATAAATAGTTTAACAGATGATCAATTTTTAGAATTTCATGAAAAAGTCAAAAAAGAAGCAGAATTAATTAAAAAACAAAAACGCTTAAATGAAATTGATCAAAAATTTAGGGATAAAGGTATTAAATGTCCTAATTGTCAATCTTTTTATTGTGTTAAAAATGGTCATAATCCTGAAGGAAAACAAAAATATTTATGCAAAAAATGTCGTGCTAGTTTTAATGCTTTTCGTGATCATTTTACGTATTGAAGTCATTTAAATTATGAACAGTGAAATTTATTGATTCAAATTTCATTATTAGGCCAATCTAGTAAAATGATTTCCCACTTTATTAAAACATCACCGAAAACCGCTTGATATAATCGCCAAAAAATAATGAAATCAAAACAATTAGAAAACACCAAATTAAAATTTAAAACGTTAAATGGCCAAATTCAAATCGTTGAAACATTTATTAAAGAAATCCACAAAGGTAATTTTAAAGATAAATTTGATAAAAGAAAAATTCATCTTGATTCATTTTCAACCAACACTAAATGTTGTATTCAAATGGCTGTTGATAGCAATAATAATATTTATGTTAAATCAACCAACACAAAACGATTACAAAAACAGTGAATTATTGAAAATATTAATAAACAATTAATCAAAGAAAATTCAATTATTATTTCTGACATGCAACCATTATATTTATTAGTAGCAAAACAAACAAATTCTATTTTATTAGCAACTAAAACTAGTACAAATCCTGATGCTAGTTATCGGAAGTTAAATAAAATTAGTAAATTACAATCAAATCTTAAAGAATCCTTAATTCATTATCATGGCTTAGGTTTCACGAACATTCAAAATTATTTAAATCTCTGAAAATGAAAATACCAGCATAAAGGTTTAACGCCAAACCAACAATCATCGGTATTATATTTTAACGTATAA
- a CDS encoding IS3 family transposase, translating to MHWYNNIRIHGSLNYLSPVTFRKQMYI from the coding sequence GTGCATTGATATAACAATATTCGAATTCATGGCAGTTTAAATTATTTATCTCCAGTTACTTTTAGAAAACAAATGTATATATAA